Proteins found in one Neodiprion lecontei isolate iyNeoLeco1 chromosome 6, iyNeoLeco1.1, whole genome shotgun sequence genomic segment:
- the LOC107222428 gene encoding tyrosine-protein phosphatase 10D isoform X4, with protein sequence MKRPIVISRWSGIFLVLLAEVTYSTDLAIEIPGNLSQGDSWYRLDYSPAIGYPPPNTRISSDEIGDEIKFTNVLPGTKYEFWLYYSNSTLNDWLTWTASITTAPDPPSNLTVTVRNGKSATVSWAPPAQGNYSGFRLRVQSFSDTSSPKTSLVPADVATYTFQDLIPGATYSLQLFTVLDANESVAYTSRNFTTKPNTPGKFIVWFRNETTLLVLWQPPYPAGIYTHYKVSIDPPDAIESVLYVEKEGEPPGPAQAAFKGLVPGRAYNISVQTVSEDETSAPTTAQYRTVPLRPLNVTFDRRYLTPTSFRVLWDSQNGTSEFDKYQVSLATRRQTPVTRSRDDERWLDFKDLEPGKTYQVIVKTVSGKVTSWPATGDITLEPLPVRDLRAVTDEQTGMVEVSWTPNNASTQDSYKLSYDEVERLTGDTTSLTVDKTKVTLDALLPGRNYSISVQAMSNKAESVESVIYQVTRPASPIIEDLKSIEKGLNISWKSDVNSRQEKFEVTHNRNDTGESTTTSTIESHIDLKDLFPGAGYEIRVVAISHGLRSEPHVHFQAVLPHPPKNLSIEKVRRNGVVVRWEAPTDSMFTEFAIRYQTEDDTTWHDVASLSNTEAEIDDMTPGERYIIRVNTVSFGIESLDSLQVNQTIQPNPVLNITLTSDSTNVTLEWPRPEGRIETYVIRWWLVNDSDSIRTKNVTESTVSAAAAASGPKEGVQLRKELIGELTPGMEYSFSVYTVSYNLVSDVTNLTTRTMPLIQSEVVVVIDQDYPDSLTLLYTPTPVQSSRFDLYRFSISDSNNTIKEKMVNDTENKVTFSGLTPGKLYNVTAWTVSDNVESQPLLRQDRLFPERVTRIHAVNINDTRITLEWDVPRGEYDAFEVQYISTDESLEESLIQNVTNRNSITINNLRPHRNYTFTLVVISGTESTFLRKSSPVSASFTTSESYPGKVEVFQPSNVSPSDITFEWSLPSQDQNGVIRKFSITYGLEGSTHTQVKDFKPTELQGVIKSLIPGKTYIFRIQAETRIGFGPEVVWKQKMPILAPPKPPTQVVPSEVCRSSTTIQIRFRKNYFSEQNGAVTSYTIIVAEDDSKNASGLEMPSWKDVQGYSIWPPYQVMEPYYPFKNGSVEDFTIGGENCDGKTGYCNGPLKSGSTYKVKVRAFTAPDKFTDTSYSFPIQTDKDNTAIIVGVTVPIVLLLTFLGLGLIIRRRRSQGRKTTETRVTDDLSLPGSVIEISRPIRVENFADHYRMMSADSDFRFSEEFEELKHVGRDQPCTAADLPCNRPKNRFTNILPYDHSRFKLQPVDDEEGSDYINANYVPGHNSPREFIVTQGPLHSTRGDFWRMVWESNSQAIVMLTRCIEKGREKCDRYFPEDTLPAYYDEICVTMLNEWQYPDWRIRNFMLCKGKVEREIQHFHFMTWPDFGVPSPPQTLARFVRAFRERVGPDQRPIVVHCSAGVGRSGTFITLDRILQQILVSDYVDIFGIVCAMRKERVWMVQTEQQYICIHQCLLAVLEGQDNIGPIREIHDNQGFEGKNRSSVENSKNPAEAEKER encoded by the exons GTGACGTACTCGACCGATTTGGCGATCGAGATACCGGGAAATCTGAGTCAAGGGGACTCGTGGTACAGGCTCGATTACAGTCCGGCGATCGGTTATCCGCCGCCGAACACGAGGATATCGTCGGATGAAATTGGCGACGAGATCAAATTCACGAACGTTCTTCCCGGTACAAAGTACGAGTTCTGGCTCTACTACAGCAACTCGACGCTCAACGACTGGCTCACGTGGACCGCCTCGATAACTACAG cACCCGATCCACCCTCGAATCTCACGGTGACCGTTCGCAATGGAAAATCGGCTACCGTTTCTTGGGCTCCACCCGCGCAGGGTAATTATTCCGGATTCCGACTGCGGGTTCAGAGTTTCAGTGACACGAGTAGTCCCAAGACAAGCCTTGTTCCGGCCGATGTGGCCACCTATACATTTCAGGATCTCATACCCGGAGCTACATATTCTTTGCAGCTGTTCACCGTGCTCGATGCGAACGAGAGCGTGGCCTACACGAGCAGGAACTTCACGACCA AGCCAAATACACCGGGAAAGTTCATCGTTTGGTTCCGAAACGAGACAACGCTTCTGGTGTTGTGGCAGCCGCCGTATCCAGCCGGTATATACACCCACTACAAGGTGAGCATCGATCCACCGGATGCGATCGAGTCCGTTTTGTACGTCGAGAAGGAGGGCGAACCCCCGGGACCAGCGCAGGCTGCATTCAAAGGCCTCGTTCCAG GAAGAGCCTACAACATATCGGTACAAACCGTGTCGGAGGACGAGACTTCGGCCCCAACGACCGCCCAATATCGAACAGTTCCGCTTCGCCCGTTGAACGTCACTTTCGATAGAAGGTACCTGACTCCGACGTCTTTCCGAGTCCTCTGGGACTCCCAGAACGGGACGTCCGAGTTCGACAAGTACCAAGTGTCTCTGGCGACGAGGCGGCAGACTCCGGTCACCAGAAGCCGGGACGATGAGAGGTGGCTCGATTTCAAGGATTTGGAGCCCGGAAAGACCTATCAGGTGATTGTAAAGACGGTGTCTGGCAAAGTCACCAGCTGGCCAGCGACCGGGGATATAACGTTGG AACCGTTACCTGTCAGAGATCTCCGAGCTGTGACGGATGAGCAGACCGGAATGGTCGAGGTCTCCTGGACTCCAAACAACGCTAGCACTCAGGACAGCTACAAGCTTTCGTACGACGAAGTGGAAAGACTTACCGGCGATACGACGTCTCTGACAGTCGATAAAACGAAG gTGACGTTGGACGCGCTTCTTCCGGGTCGGAACTACTCGATAAGTGTCCAGGCTATGAGCAACAAGGCTGAATCAGTTGAGTCGGTGATATACCAAGTGACCCGACCGGCCAGTCCGATCATCGAGGATCTTAAATCGATCGAAAAGGGGCTGAACATATCTTGGAAGAGCGACGTAAACTCGCGTCAGGAGAAGTTCGAGGTTACTCACAACAGAAATGACACCGGGGAGAGTACGACGACCTCGACTATCGAGTCTCACATCGATCTAAAGGACTTGTTTCCGGGTGCAGGGTACGAGATTCGGGTCGTCGCGATCAGCCATGGCCTCAGAAGTGAGCCCCACGTCCACTTTCAGGCTGTCC TCCCTCATCCGCCGAAGAATTTGAGCATTGAGAAAGTGCGGAGGAACGGGGTCGTCGTACGGTGGGAGGCACCGACAGATTCCATGTTCACGGAATTCGCCATTCGTTATCAAACCGAGGATGATACCACCTGGCACGATGTGGCGAGCTTGAGCAATACCGAGGCTGAAATAGATGACATGACACCCGGCGAACGGTACATCATCAGGGTAAACACGGTCAGCTTCGGGATCGAGAGCTTGGATTCGCTGCAAGTAAATCAGACAATTC AACCAAATCCAGTACTAAACATCACGCTGACTTCGGACTCTACTAATGTTACCTTGGAATGGCCGAGGCCAGAGGGCAGGATAGAGACGTATGTGATAAGATGGTGGTTGGTGAACGATAGCGATTCTATTCGCACTAAGAACGTCACAGAGAGTACGGTttctgccgctgctgctgcttctggTCCGAAGGAAGGTGTGCAATTGAGGAAGGAACTGATTGGCGAGTTGACACCAGGCATGGAGTACTCGTTCTCGGTTTACACCGTGTCCTACAACCTGGTCAGCGACGTGACCAATCTCACTACGAGAACAA TGCCGTTAATCCAGTCCGAAGTCGTGGTTGTCATCGACCAAGATTACCCCGACTCATTGACCCTCCTTTACACACCGACGCCAGTACAGTCGTCCCGTTTCGATCTTTATCGGTTCAGTATCAGCGACTCGAACAACAccattaaagaaaaaatggttAACGATACCGAGAACAAGGTGACGTTCAGCGGTTTGACACCgggaaaattgtacaacgtaACTGCCTGGACGGTTAGCGACAACGTCGAGAGTCAACCGCTACTCAGGCAGGACAGATTAT TCCCTGAACGAGTGACGAGGATACACGCGGTGAACATAAACGATACGAGGATAACGTTGGAATGGGATGTGCCTCGAGGCGAATACGACGCGTTCGAAGTGCAGTACATAAGCACGGACGAAAGTCTGGAGGAGAGCCTGATCCAAAACGTGACAAATCGCAACTCGATTACCATAAACAATCTGAGGCCTCATCGCAATTACACATTCACGCTGGTCGTGATATCCGGAACCGAGTCGACCTTCTTGAGAAAATCAAGTCCGGTAAGCGCCAGCTTTACAACGAGCGAATCTTATCCGGGAAAAGTCGAGGTGTTCCAACCTTCGAACGTCTCGCCAAGCGACATCACCTTCGAGTGGTCCCTGCCGAGCCAGGATCAGAATGGAGTCATTCGGAAGTTCAGCATCACGTACGGACTGGAG GGCTCGACTCACACGCAAGTCAAGGACTTCAAACCGACCGAGTTGCAGGGCGTGATCAAATCGCTGATACCAGGAAAGACGTACATATTTCGAATCCAGGCGGAAACGAGGATCGGCTTCGGGCCGGAGGTCGtttggaaacaaaaaatgcCAATTCTGGCGCCTCCGAAGCCTCCGACTCAGGTCGTACCCTCGGAGGTATGCAGAAGCAGCACCACCATCCAGATACGTTTCAGGAAAAACTACTTCAGCGAACAGAACGGAGCTGTCACTTCCTACACCATCATCGTCGCCGAGGACGACAGCAAAAATGCCTCCGGTCTGGAAATGCCCAGCTGGAAAGACGTCCAAGGTTACAGCATCTGGCCTCCGTATCAG GTAATGGAACCTTATTACCCGTTCAAAAATGGCTCCGTCGAAGACTTTACGATCGGTGGAGAAAATTGCGACGGTAAAACCGGCTACTGTAACGGCCCGTTGAAATCTGGCTCGACGTACAAAGTAAAGGTCCGGGCATTCACGGCTCCTGACAAGTTCACCGATACCAGTTACAGTTTTCCCATTCAGACAG aCAAGGACAATACGGCTATCATTGTCGGCGTTACAGTTCCGATCGTTTTACTGCTGACATTCTTAGGGCTCGGTCTGATAATAAGACGAAGGAGAAGTCAAGGTAGAAAAACGACGGAAACACGAGTTACCGACGATCTATCGTTGCCTGGAAGTGTAATTGAGATAAG CCGTCCAATACGGGTGGAAAACTTCGCGGATCACTATCGAATGATGTCCGCGGATTCCGATTTCCGTTTCTCCGAGGAGTTTGAGGAGCTGAAACACGTCGGCAGAGATCAGCCCTGCACGGCGGCCGATCTACCTTGCAATCGGCCGAAGAACCGCTTCACCAACATCCTCCCTTACGATCATAGCAGGTTTAAACTGCAGCCAGTCGACGACGAGGAAGGTTCGGACTACATAAACGCGAACTACGTGCCG GGTCACAACTCGCCGAGGGAGTTCATCGTCACGCAAGGACCGCTGCATTCGACGCGCGGCGACTTCTGGCGAATGGTTTGGGAGAGCAATAGTCAGGCAATAGTGATGCTGACGCGTTGCATAGAGAAGGGAAGAGAGAAATGCGATCGTTACTTTCCCGAGGACACGCTTCCGGCATACTACGACGAGATTTGCGTCACTATGCTGAACGAGTGGCAATATCCCGACTGGCGCATAAGGAACTTCATGTTGTGCAAG GGCAAAGTCGAGCGGGAAATCCAGCACTTCCACTTCATGACCTGGCCCGACTTCGGGGTTCCAAGCCCGCCGCAAACCTTGGCGAGATTTGTGCGAGCTTTCAGGGAACGCGTTGGGCCCGATCAGAGACCCATCGTGGTTCACTGCAGCGCCGGGGTCGGCAGAAGCGGCACTTTCATCACCTTGGACAGGATACTGCAACAGATTTTGGTATCAGATTACGTCGATATATTCGGCATTGTCTGCGCCATGAGGAAGGAGAGGGTCTGGATGGTGCAGACCGAGCAGCAGTACATTTGCATACATCAGTGTTTGCTTGCTGTCTTGGAAGGGCAGGACAACATCGGACCGATTAGGGAAATTCACGACAATCAAGGATTCGAAG gGAAGAACCGAAGCtctgttgaaaattcaaagaacCCAGCCGAGGCTGAGAAGGAAAGGTGA
- the LOC107222428 gene encoding tyrosine-protein phosphatase 10D isoform X2, whose protein sequence is MKRPIVISRWSGIFLVLLAEVTYSTDLAIEIPGNLSQGDSWYRLDYSPAIGYPPPNTRISSDEIGDEIKFTNVLPGTKYEFWLYYSNSTLNDWLTWTASITTAPDPPSNLTVTVRNGKSATVSWAPPAQGNYSGFRLRVQSFSDTSSPKTSLVPADVATYTFQDLIPGATYSLQLFTVLDANESVAYTSRNFTTKPNTPGKFIVWFRNETTLLVLWQPPYPAGIYTHYKVSIDPPDAIESVLYVEKEGEPPGPAQAAFKGLVPGRAYNISVQTVSEDETSAPTTAQYRTVPLRPLNVTFDRRYLTPTSFRVLWDSQNGTSEFDKYQVSLATRRQTPVTRSRDDERWLDFKDLEPGKTYQVIVKTVSGKVTSWPATGDITLEPLPVRDLRAVTDEQTGMVEVSWTPNNASTQDSYKLSYDEVERLTGDTTSLTVDKTKVTLDALLPGRNYSISVQAMSNKAESVESVIYQVTRPASPIIEDLKSIEKGLNISWKSDVNSRQEKFEVTHNRNDTGESTTTSTIESHIDLKDLFPGAGYEIRVVAISHGLRSEPHVHFQAVLPHPPKNLSIEKVRRNGVVVRWEAPTDSMFTEFAIRYQTEDDTTWHDVASLSNTEAEIDDMTPGERYIIRVNTVSFGIESLDSLQVNQTIQPNPVLNITLTSDSTNVTLEWPRPEGRIETYVIRWWLVNDSDSIRTKNVTESTVSAAAAASGPKEGVQLRKELIGELTPGMEYSFSVYTVSYNLVSDVTNLTTRTMPLIQSEVVVVIDQDYPDSLTLLYTPTPVQSSRFDLYRFSISDSNNTIKEKMVNDTENKVTFSGLTPGKLYNVTAWTVSDNVESQPLLRQDRLFPERVTRIHAVNINDTRITLEWDVPRGEYDAFEVQYISTDESLEESLIQNVTNRNSITINNLRPHRNYTFTLVVISGTESTFLRKSSPVSASFTTSESYPGKVEVFQPSNVSPSDITFEWSLPSQDQNGVIRKFSITYGLEGSTHTQVKDFKPTELQGVIKSLIPGKTYIFRIQAETRIGFGPEVVWKQKMPILAPPKPPTQVVPSEVCRSSTTIQIRFRKNYFSEQNGAVTSYTIIVAEDDSKNASGLEMPSWKDVQGYSIWPPYQVMEPYYPFKNGSVEDFTIGGENCDGKTGYCNGPLKSGSTYKVKVRAFTAPDKFTDTSYSFPIQTGLLVADKDNTAIIVGVTVPIVLLLTFLGLGLIIRRRRSQGRKTTETRVTDDLSLPGSVIEISRPIRVENFADHYRMMSADSDFRFSEEFEELKHVGRDQPCTAADLPCNRPKNRFTNILPYDHSRFKLQPVDDEEGSDYINANYVPGHNSPREFIVTQGPLHSTRGDFWRMVWESNSQAIVMLTRCIEKGREKCDRYFPEDTLPAYYDEICVTMLNEWQYPDWRIRNFMLCKGKVEREIQHFHFMTWPDFGVPSPPQTLARFVRAFRERVGPDQRPIVVHCSAGVGRSGTFITLDRILQQILVSDYVDIFGIVCAMRKERVWMVQTEQQYICIHQCLLAVLEGQDNIGPIREIHDNQGFEGKNRSSVENSKNPAEAEKER, encoded by the exons GTGACGTACTCGACCGATTTGGCGATCGAGATACCGGGAAATCTGAGTCAAGGGGACTCGTGGTACAGGCTCGATTACAGTCCGGCGATCGGTTATCCGCCGCCGAACACGAGGATATCGTCGGATGAAATTGGCGACGAGATCAAATTCACGAACGTTCTTCCCGGTACAAAGTACGAGTTCTGGCTCTACTACAGCAACTCGACGCTCAACGACTGGCTCACGTGGACCGCCTCGATAACTACAG cACCCGATCCACCCTCGAATCTCACGGTGACCGTTCGCAATGGAAAATCGGCTACCGTTTCTTGGGCTCCACCCGCGCAGGGTAATTATTCCGGATTCCGACTGCGGGTTCAGAGTTTCAGTGACACGAGTAGTCCCAAGACAAGCCTTGTTCCGGCCGATGTGGCCACCTATACATTTCAGGATCTCATACCCGGAGCTACATATTCTTTGCAGCTGTTCACCGTGCTCGATGCGAACGAGAGCGTGGCCTACACGAGCAGGAACTTCACGACCA AGCCAAATACACCGGGAAAGTTCATCGTTTGGTTCCGAAACGAGACAACGCTTCTGGTGTTGTGGCAGCCGCCGTATCCAGCCGGTATATACACCCACTACAAGGTGAGCATCGATCCACCGGATGCGATCGAGTCCGTTTTGTACGTCGAGAAGGAGGGCGAACCCCCGGGACCAGCGCAGGCTGCATTCAAAGGCCTCGTTCCAG GAAGAGCCTACAACATATCGGTACAAACCGTGTCGGAGGACGAGACTTCGGCCCCAACGACCGCCCAATATCGAACAGTTCCGCTTCGCCCGTTGAACGTCACTTTCGATAGAAGGTACCTGACTCCGACGTCTTTCCGAGTCCTCTGGGACTCCCAGAACGGGACGTCCGAGTTCGACAAGTACCAAGTGTCTCTGGCGACGAGGCGGCAGACTCCGGTCACCAGAAGCCGGGACGATGAGAGGTGGCTCGATTTCAAGGATTTGGAGCCCGGAAAGACCTATCAGGTGATTGTAAAGACGGTGTCTGGCAAAGTCACCAGCTGGCCAGCGACCGGGGATATAACGTTGG AACCGTTACCTGTCAGAGATCTCCGAGCTGTGACGGATGAGCAGACCGGAATGGTCGAGGTCTCCTGGACTCCAAACAACGCTAGCACTCAGGACAGCTACAAGCTTTCGTACGACGAAGTGGAAAGACTTACCGGCGATACGACGTCTCTGACAGTCGATAAAACGAAG gTGACGTTGGACGCGCTTCTTCCGGGTCGGAACTACTCGATAAGTGTCCAGGCTATGAGCAACAAGGCTGAATCAGTTGAGTCGGTGATATACCAAGTGACCCGACCGGCCAGTCCGATCATCGAGGATCTTAAATCGATCGAAAAGGGGCTGAACATATCTTGGAAGAGCGACGTAAACTCGCGTCAGGAGAAGTTCGAGGTTACTCACAACAGAAATGACACCGGGGAGAGTACGACGACCTCGACTATCGAGTCTCACATCGATCTAAAGGACTTGTTTCCGGGTGCAGGGTACGAGATTCGGGTCGTCGCGATCAGCCATGGCCTCAGAAGTGAGCCCCACGTCCACTTTCAGGCTGTCC TCCCTCATCCGCCGAAGAATTTGAGCATTGAGAAAGTGCGGAGGAACGGGGTCGTCGTACGGTGGGAGGCACCGACAGATTCCATGTTCACGGAATTCGCCATTCGTTATCAAACCGAGGATGATACCACCTGGCACGATGTGGCGAGCTTGAGCAATACCGAGGCTGAAATAGATGACATGACACCCGGCGAACGGTACATCATCAGGGTAAACACGGTCAGCTTCGGGATCGAGAGCTTGGATTCGCTGCAAGTAAATCAGACAATTC AACCAAATCCAGTACTAAACATCACGCTGACTTCGGACTCTACTAATGTTACCTTGGAATGGCCGAGGCCAGAGGGCAGGATAGAGACGTATGTGATAAGATGGTGGTTGGTGAACGATAGCGATTCTATTCGCACTAAGAACGTCACAGAGAGTACGGTttctgccgctgctgctgcttctggTCCGAAGGAAGGTGTGCAATTGAGGAAGGAACTGATTGGCGAGTTGACACCAGGCATGGAGTACTCGTTCTCGGTTTACACCGTGTCCTACAACCTGGTCAGCGACGTGACCAATCTCACTACGAGAACAA TGCCGTTAATCCAGTCCGAAGTCGTGGTTGTCATCGACCAAGATTACCCCGACTCATTGACCCTCCTTTACACACCGACGCCAGTACAGTCGTCCCGTTTCGATCTTTATCGGTTCAGTATCAGCGACTCGAACAACAccattaaagaaaaaatggttAACGATACCGAGAACAAGGTGACGTTCAGCGGTTTGACACCgggaaaattgtacaacgtaACTGCCTGGACGGTTAGCGACAACGTCGAGAGTCAACCGCTACTCAGGCAGGACAGATTAT TCCCTGAACGAGTGACGAGGATACACGCGGTGAACATAAACGATACGAGGATAACGTTGGAATGGGATGTGCCTCGAGGCGAATACGACGCGTTCGAAGTGCAGTACATAAGCACGGACGAAAGTCTGGAGGAGAGCCTGATCCAAAACGTGACAAATCGCAACTCGATTACCATAAACAATCTGAGGCCTCATCGCAATTACACATTCACGCTGGTCGTGATATCCGGAACCGAGTCGACCTTCTTGAGAAAATCAAGTCCGGTAAGCGCCAGCTTTACAACGAGCGAATCTTATCCGGGAAAAGTCGAGGTGTTCCAACCTTCGAACGTCTCGCCAAGCGACATCACCTTCGAGTGGTCCCTGCCGAGCCAGGATCAGAATGGAGTCATTCGGAAGTTCAGCATCACGTACGGACTGGAG GGCTCGACTCACACGCAAGTCAAGGACTTCAAACCGACCGAGTTGCAGGGCGTGATCAAATCGCTGATACCAGGAAAGACGTACATATTTCGAATCCAGGCGGAAACGAGGATCGGCTTCGGGCCGGAGGTCGtttggaaacaaaaaatgcCAATTCTGGCGCCTCCGAAGCCTCCGACTCAGGTCGTACCCTCGGAGGTATGCAGAAGCAGCACCACCATCCAGATACGTTTCAGGAAAAACTACTTCAGCGAACAGAACGGAGCTGTCACTTCCTACACCATCATCGTCGCCGAGGACGACAGCAAAAATGCCTCCGGTCTGGAAATGCCCAGCTGGAAAGACGTCCAAGGTTACAGCATCTGGCCTCCGTATCAG GTAATGGAACCTTATTACCCGTTCAAAAATGGCTCCGTCGAAGACTTTACGATCGGTGGAGAAAATTGCGACGGTAAAACCGGCTACTGTAACGGCCCGTTGAAATCTGGCTCGACGTACAAAGTAAAGGTCCGGGCATTCACGGCTCCTGACAAGTTCACCGATACCAGTTACAGTTTTCCCATTCAGACAG GATTACTAGTCGCAG aCAAGGACAATACGGCTATCATTGTCGGCGTTACAGTTCCGATCGTTTTACTGCTGACATTCTTAGGGCTCGGTCTGATAATAAGACGAAGGAGAAGTCAAGGTAGAAAAACGACGGAAACACGAGTTACCGACGATCTATCGTTGCCTGGAAGTGTAATTGAGATAAG CCGTCCAATACGGGTGGAAAACTTCGCGGATCACTATCGAATGATGTCCGCGGATTCCGATTTCCGTTTCTCCGAGGAGTTTGAGGAGCTGAAACACGTCGGCAGAGATCAGCCCTGCACGGCGGCCGATCTACCTTGCAATCGGCCGAAGAACCGCTTCACCAACATCCTCCCTTACGATCATAGCAGGTTTAAACTGCAGCCAGTCGACGACGAGGAAGGTTCGGACTACATAAACGCGAACTACGTGCCG GGTCACAACTCGCCGAGGGAGTTCATCGTCACGCAAGGACCGCTGCATTCGACGCGCGGCGACTTCTGGCGAATGGTTTGGGAGAGCAATAGTCAGGCAATAGTGATGCTGACGCGTTGCATAGAGAAGGGAAGAGAGAAATGCGATCGTTACTTTCCCGAGGACACGCTTCCGGCATACTACGACGAGATTTGCGTCACTATGCTGAACGAGTGGCAATATCCCGACTGGCGCATAAGGAACTTCATGTTGTGCAAG GGCAAAGTCGAGCGGGAAATCCAGCACTTCCACTTCATGACCTGGCCCGACTTCGGGGTTCCAAGCCCGCCGCAAACCTTGGCGAGATTTGTGCGAGCTTTCAGGGAACGCGTTGGGCCCGATCAGAGACCCATCGTGGTTCACTGCAGCGCCGGGGTCGGCAGAAGCGGCACTTTCATCACCTTGGACAGGATACTGCAACAGATTTTGGTATCAGATTACGTCGATATATTCGGCATTGTCTGCGCCATGAGGAAGGAGAGGGTCTGGATGGTGCAGACCGAGCAGCAGTACATTTGCATACATCAGTGTTTGCTTGCTGTCTTGGAAGGGCAGGACAACATCGGACCGATTAGGGAAATTCACGACAATCAAGGATTCGAAG gGAAGAACCGAAGCtctgttgaaaattcaaagaacCCAGCCGAGGCTGAGAAGGAAAGGTGA